In one window of uncultured Acetobacteroides sp. DNA:
- a CDS encoding sugar-binding domain-containing protein, giving the protein MKTKAYYAAILMGLVLSAASATQGFGEKVSSTKALTLAGEWRYALDKNDVGVAQKWYDSLFVGRIALPGTLDGAGIGNPNMLLPKLEKPQILHLTRKFSYVGPAWYVKEFVVTKDWANKELVLNLERVLWTSDVWVDGTFVGESKSLVAPHRYTISGLSAGKHRIAIRIDNRKQFDISVNDMAHAYTNETQVMWNGVIGDLSLQLKDKLSVKSISVFPDIEKKGVRVIVDVANETGKPVSGTVKFSASLKGIPVRATTEKFAISGNHGKIESFYSLGNDAALWNEFNPNVYTLSVALNSGKLSDKASTTFGMRRLSNENGYLQLNGTRIFLRGTLECCIFPLTGNPPMDKAGWQKVFGAAKQWGLNHLRFHSWCPPQAAFEVADEMGFYLQIELPLWSLTVGKDTATTHFLEHEAQRIVAEYGNHPSFCLWSMGNELEGDANILSSLMSSLKAQDPRHLYTTTTFSFQKGLGTAPQPNDDFFVTQWTNNGWIRGQGIFNCEPPSFDKSYSKPLRGVTVPVISHEIGQYSVYPNLKEIEKYTGSLIPLNLMAVKADLERKGLLHKADDFLHASGKLAAILYKEEIERALKTPEFSGFQLLDLHDFPGQGTALVGLLDAFWDSKGIVTPNEFKAFCGPVVPLANFPKAVYLSSDTLTAAAAIANFTGKPIAQKRLAWTLSSSSNEVVASGTIDASSLAVGYTANIGKIEAPLQSIGKAQQLTLRLGVEGTPYQNSWSIWVYPSKLKINAGEVVVTTDVQAAQKALAEGRKVLLNPRWKEIKGIEGKFVPVFWSPVHFPKQAGTMGVLCNPNHPALASFPTEPFADWQWWDLNINSTTVILDSISTVTPLVEMIDNFVNNRHLASIFEAKVGKGTLMFSSIDVTSDLEKRPVARQLLYSLLSYMNGSAFDPQHELRPDELAKLTTSKTEENAKKKSEDIY; this is encoded by the coding sequence ATGAAAACAAAAGCATACTATGCAGCAATACTAATGGGCTTGGTGCTCTCTGCGGCATCGGCAACGCAAGGTTTTGGAGAGAAGGTAAGCTCGACAAAAGCCCTTACCCTCGCTGGCGAATGGCGATATGCGCTAGACAAGAATGATGTTGGCGTAGCGCAAAAGTGGTACGACTCGCTATTTGTTGGGCGAATCGCGCTACCGGGCACCCTCGACGGCGCAGGCATCGGCAATCCGAATATGCTCCTGCCCAAATTGGAGAAGCCTCAGATTCTTCATCTAACCCGTAAGTTCTCCTACGTTGGTCCCGCCTGGTACGTAAAGGAGTTCGTGGTTACCAAAGATTGGGCCAATAAGGAGCTAGTCCTAAACCTCGAACGGGTTCTTTGGACCTCGGATGTTTGGGTTGACGGAACCTTCGTCGGCGAATCGAAGAGCTTGGTTGCGCCACATCGCTACACCATATCGGGGCTAAGCGCGGGTAAGCATCGAATTGCCATCAGAATTGACAACCGCAAGCAGTTTGATATCTCGGTAAACGACATGGCGCATGCCTACACCAACGAAACTCAGGTGATGTGGAATGGGGTTATTGGCGATTTGTCGTTGCAGCTTAAGGATAAGCTTAGCGTAAAAAGCATCAGCGTATTCCCCGACATCGAAAAGAAGGGTGTTCGCGTTATTGTTGATGTTGCCAACGAAACGGGGAAACCGGTAAGCGGAACCGTTAAGTTCTCGGCATCACTTAAAGGCATCCCCGTTAGGGCAACGACCGAAAAGTTTGCCATCAGCGGCAATCACGGGAAAATAGAATCGTTCTATAGCCTAGGCAACGATGCGGCGCTCTGGAATGAGTTTAACCCCAACGTGTACACGCTAAGCGTTGCCCTAAATTCGGGGAAGCTATCCGACAAGGCATCAACCACCTTCGGGATGCGGAGGCTTTCCAACGAAAACGGCTACCTGCAGCTTAATGGAACTCGAATATTTCTACGAGGAACGCTCGAATGCTGCATATTCCCCCTAACCGGAAACCCACCGATGGATAAGGCAGGCTGGCAGAAAGTATTTGGCGCCGCAAAGCAGTGGGGGCTAAACCATCTTCGGTTCCACTCGTGGTGCCCACCACAAGCCGCGTTTGAGGTTGCCGACGAGATGGGGTTCTACCTACAGATCGAGCTTCCGCTGTGGAGCCTAACCGTTGGAAAGGATACGGCTACCACCCATTTCCTGGAGCATGAGGCGCAGCGAATAGTGGCGGAGTATGGGAATCACCCCTCCTTTTGCCTGTGGAGCATGGGGAACGAGCTGGAGGGAGATGCCAACATCCTCAGCTCGCTGATGTCCTCGCTAAAGGCGCAGGACCCACGGCATCTGTACACCACCACCACCTTCAGCTTCCAGAAGGGGCTGGGAACTGCACCTCAGCCCAACGACGACTTCTTTGTGACGCAATGGACGAACAACGGATGGATTCGGGGGCAAGGCATATTCAACTGCGAACCGCCATCGTTCGATAAGAGCTACAGCAAGCCTCTTCGGGGGGTAACGGTTCCGGTGATATCGCACGAGATTGGCCAGTACTCCGTCTACCCCAACCTAAAGGAAATAGAGAAGTACACGGGCTCCCTCATCCCGCTTAACCTAATGGCGGTTAAGGCCGATTTGGAGCGCAAGGGGCTGCTCCATAAGGCCGACGACTTTCTCCATGCCTCGGGCAAGCTAGCCGCAATCCTTTACAAGGAGGAGATTGAGCGCGCCCTAAAAACGCCCGAGTTCAGCGGCTTTCAGCTGCTCGACCTGCACGACTTCCCCGGACAGGGTACGGCCCTTGTCGGTCTCCTCGATGCGTTTTGGGATAGCAAGGGCATCGTTACCCCCAACGAGTTTAAGGCGTTCTGTGGCCCAGTAGTTCCGCTGGCCAACTTCCCAAAGGCGGTGTACCTAAGCTCCGACACGCTAACGGCTGCTGCCGCCATTGCCAACTTCACCGGTAAGCCAATCGCGCAAAAGCGCCTAGCGTGGACCTTATCCAGCAGCAGCAACGAGGTGGTGGCAAGCGGCACAATCGATGCCAGCAGCCTAGCGGTTGGCTACACTGCCAACATCGGCAAAATAGAAGCTCCGCTGCAATCCATTGGCAAAGCCCAGCAGCTAACCCTTAGGCTTGGCGTCGAAGGAACACCCTATCAGAACAGCTGGAGCATCTGGGTGTACCCCTCCAAGCTAAAGATCAATGCCGGAGAGGTTGTGGTTACCACCGATGTGCAAGCCGCCCAAAAGGCGCTCGCCGAGGGCCGAAAGGTGCTGCTTAACCCCAGATGGAAGGAGATTAAGGGAATCGAGGGGAAATTTGTCCCCGTGTTCTGGAGCCCCGTTCACTTCCCCAAGCAGGCGGGCACCATGGGGGTACTCTGCAACCCCAACCATCCCGCGCTAGCCAGCTTCCCAACCGAGCCATTCGCCGACTGGCAGTGGTGGGATCTGAATATAAATTCCACAACGGTAATCCTCGATAGCATCTCTACGGTTACGCCGCTGGTGGAGATGATCGACAACTTCGTAAATAACCGCCACCTAGCCTCCATCTTCGAGGCGAAGGTCGGAAAGGGCACCCTCATGTTTAGCTCGATAGACGTTACCTCGGATCTGGAGAAGCGCCCCGTAGCGAGGCAGCTCCTCTACAGCCTTCTTTCGTACATGAACGGATCGGCATTCGACCCGCAGCACGAGCTGAGGCCCGACGAGCTCGCCAAGCTCACCACCTCCAAAACGGAGGAGAACGCAAAGAAAAAGTCGGAGGACATCTACTAG
- a CDS encoding 2'-5' RNA ligase family protein, which yields MLHFIAIVPPAPILSEIRQLKEYAAAHFDSRHALRSPAHITLFPPFDIKDRAEAPLALALDQLAAQQLHFTQTLKDFAYFEPRVVFVNVVMNENLQALKDQLVDCLREHGLKNEKFATLPFHPHVTIAFRDLTAPQFKAAEAYFSNQRYEASFTVADICLLRLVAGRWHIVNRSPFLEGPA from the coding sequence ATGCTCCACTTCATCGCCATCGTACCGCCCGCTCCCATCCTGTCCGAAATCCGGCAGCTAAAGGAGTACGCGGCAGCGCACTTCGACTCGCGCCACGCGCTACGGTCGCCGGCGCACATCACCCTCTTCCCTCCTTTCGACATAAAGGATAGGGCCGAAGCCCCCCTAGCTCTAGCCCTCGACCAGCTAGCCGCCCAGCAGCTGCACTTTACCCAAACGCTGAAGGATTTTGCCTACTTCGAGCCCCGGGTGGTATTTGTGAATGTGGTGATGAACGAGAATTTGCAGGCGCTGAAGGATCAGCTGGTCGATTGCCTGCGCGAGCATGGGCTGAAAAACGAGAAGTTTGCCACCCTCCCCTTCCATCCACATGTAACCATAGCCTTTCGCGACCTTACCGCTCCGCAGTTCAAGGCAGCAGAGGCCTACTTCTCCAACCAGCGCTACGAGGCATCGTTTACCGTAGCGGATATATGCCTGCTGAGGCTGGTTGCAGGCCGCTGGCACATCGTAAATCGGTCGCCATTCCTCGAGGGCCCAGCATAG
- a CDS encoding DUF5020 family protein, which produces MKKLLFATALTVAGLGAFAQNVQLHYDFRRGNDKAAVPAGVFTSTVEMFKPDSYGSTFFFIDMNYGESGIKGVSLAYWEIARSLKFWDGPLAAHIEYNGGMGAFKINDNTTGAFRINDAWLLGVDYAWNNSSFTRGFTLEAMYKYIQGFGAPSYQLTGVWYMHMLDGKVTFSGFADFWKQTQHNRKFVFLTEPQLWYNFNKHFSVGSEVEISRGFASEDFAAYPTAAVKWNF; this is translated from the coding sequence ATGAAAAAACTGTTATTTGCTACAGCGCTTACGGTTGCTGGTCTTGGTGCTTTTGCGCAAAATGTACAGCTGCACTACGATTTTAGAAGAGGAAACGATAAAGCCGCTGTTCCTGCAGGTGTTTTTACGAGTACAGTGGAGATGTTTAAGCCAGATAGCTACGGTAGCACCTTCTTCTTTATTGATATGAACTACGGCGAAAGTGGTATAAAGGGCGTTAGCCTTGCCTACTGGGAGATTGCCCGTAGCCTCAAGTTTTGGGATGGCCCATTGGCTGCTCATATTGAGTATAACGGTGGGATGGGAGCATTCAAGATTAATGATAATACAACCGGCGCATTCCGCATTAACGATGCTTGGCTCTTGGGCGTTGACTATGCATGGAATAACTCCAGCTTTACCAGAGGTTTTACCCTCGAGGCGATGTACAAGTACATTCAAGGCTTTGGAGCGCCATCGTACCAGCTTACCGGCGTTTGGTACATGCACATGCTCGATGGCAAGGTTACCTTCAGCGGTTTTGCCGATTTCTGGAAGCAAACCCAGCATAACCGCAAGTTTGTGTTCCTAACCGAACCTCAGCTTTGGTACAATTTCAACAAGCACTTCTCGGTGGGTAGCGAGGTGGAGATTAGCCGTGGCTTTGCAAGCGAAGATTTTGCTGCATACCCTACCGCAGCGGTTAAGTGGAACTTCTAG
- a CDS encoding tetratricopeptide repeat protein, which translates to MKEDSELYFSEDDNLPEIVKRYEAMVKTNRIAYFDVCDYEKMVDHYILQNRSEDAISVLRIARKQHPNSSELTIKKAEIELFSGRYNDALVDLTSVEALEKNNPDFYLIKGKTFMAASKTDEALAMFDQVLAMSTDQKLDMLFEVVAILEEYDQFETACRYLKMGVELDPTNTQTYGELGFIQEKLNRTEEAIEAYEKMLDGDPFLPFGWSNLGTLYSKLGKNDKAIEAFDYAIALEPDASLSYFSKANALANDARFEEALTVFFEYAEMEEDAAMAMCCIGECYEKLSDFKNAGIYYRKSLESDPENPDALYGLAVVELEFDNVDESYELATKAVELDPNVPEYWFGLGKLNMRLNKLEEATAAFETAVALDHLDFESWLLLSEIAGDESLQQGVDVIKRALESNADVAALHYRLAAYYYLQENVSGSLDEFEKGLVLDSSTSEEFFEFCADAVSDPRYIEMLKRHIPSKN; encoded by the coding sequence ATGAAAGAAGATAGCGAATTGTACTTCAGCGAAGACGACAACCTTCCAGAAATTGTGAAGCGTTACGAGGCAATGGTGAAAACCAACCGCATAGCCTACTTCGACGTATGCGATTACGAAAAGATGGTCGATCACTACATCCTTCAGAATCGATCGGAAGACGCCATTAGCGTGCTCCGAATCGCCCGGAAGCAGCACCCCAACTCCTCGGAGCTCACCATCAAGAAGGCTGAAATAGAGCTATTCTCCGGCCGCTACAACGATGCCCTTGTTGATCTCACCTCGGTAGAGGCCCTCGAAAAGAACAATCCCGACTTTTACCTGATTAAAGGAAAAACCTTTATGGCTGCGAGCAAGACCGACGAGGCGCTTGCCATGTTCGATCAGGTGCTGGCCATGAGCACTGATCAGAAGCTCGACATGCTCTTTGAGGTGGTGGCCATCCTCGAGGAGTACGACCAGTTCGAAACAGCCTGCAGGTACCTGAAGATGGGGGTGGAGCTCGATCCAACCAACACGCAAACCTACGGGGAGCTCGGCTTTATACAGGAGAAGCTCAACAGAACGGAGGAGGCCATAGAGGCATACGAGAAGATGCTCGATGGCGACCCCTTCCTGCCCTTTGGCTGGTCGAACCTGGGAACGCTGTACTCCAAGCTGGGTAAGAACGATAAGGCCATAGAGGCGTTCGACTATGCCATAGCGCTGGAGCCCGATGCTTCGCTCTCGTACTTTAGCAAGGCCAACGCGCTGGCCAACGACGCGCGGTTCGAGGAGGCGCTTACCGTATTCTTCGAGTACGCCGAGATGGAGGAGGATGCCGCCATGGCCATGTGCTGCATCGGCGAGTGCTACGAGAAGCTTAGCGATTTTAAGAATGCCGGCATTTACTACCGGAAATCGCTCGAGAGCGACCCCGAAAACCCCGATGCCCTTTACGGCCTAGCGGTGGTAGAGCTGGAGTTCGATAACGTAGACGAGAGCTACGAGCTGGCCACCAAGGCCGTCGAGCTAGATCCGAATGTTCCCGAGTACTGGTTTGGCCTAGGGAAGCTCAACATGCGCCTCAACAAGCTGGAGGAGGCAACGGCAGCGTTCGAAACCGCCGTAGCGCTCGATCATCTCGATTTTGAGTCGTGGCTGCTGCTATCCGAGATCGCCGGCGACGAATCGCTACAGCAGGGGGTCGATGTCATTAAAAGAGCGCTAGAGAGCAACGCCGATGTGGCCGCGCTGCACTATCGCCTGGCCGCCTACTACTACTTGCAGGAAAACGTTTCGGGGAGCTTGGACGAGTTCGAGAAGGGGCTTGTCCTCGATAGTTCTACTTCGGAAGAGTTCTTCGAGTTCTGCGCCGATGCCGTTAGCGATCCACGCTACATCGAGATGCTGAAGCGGCATATACCATCAAAAAACTAG
- a CDS encoding dihydroorotate dehydrogenase-like protein, translating to MMVDISTDYMGLKLRSPLVASSCGLTSNLKNLRSFEESGVGAVILKSVYEEEIIHYTKVSITRMLSSGFIYPEAMDYFEFEFNQIKDPLSDYLNLIRNAKAELTIPVIASINCLNAEGWLDYAQKIEQAGADALELNLFILPSDFTRTGQDNEAMYFDVVAKILSKITIPVSLKIGYYSAALGMLIQRLSETGVKGITLFNRMYDPDFSVDTLEFTTTNVLSHPSDFATSLRWIAIMSERVKCDLAASTGIHSGQTMVKQLLAGAKVVSAASAFYVHGIPYAQEMLSDLKRWMEEQSYPNLDAFRGKMSKDRTYNPAAFERVQFMRYFKDR from the coding sequence ATGATGGTAGATATTTCAACGGATTACATGGGGCTGAAGCTACGCTCGCCACTGGTTGCCAGCAGCTGCGGGCTAACTTCGAATCTTAAGAACTTGAGAAGCTTTGAGGAGAGTGGGGTAGGTGCCGTTATCCTAAAATCAGTTTACGAGGAGGAGATCATCCACTACACCAAGGTGTCGATAACGCGGATGCTCTCATCCGGCTTCATCTACCCGGAGGCGATGGACTACTTCGAGTTCGAATTTAACCAGATCAAGGATCCCCTCAGCGACTACCTCAACCTGATTAGGAATGCGAAGGCCGAGCTTACCATCCCGGTAATTGCCTCCATAAACTGCCTTAACGCCGAGGGGTGGCTCGACTACGCCCAGAAGATAGAGCAGGCAGGTGCCGATGCGCTAGAGCTCAACCTGTTTATCCTTCCGTCCGACTTTACCCGAACCGGCCAGGATAACGAGGCGATGTACTTTGACGTTGTTGCCAAGATCCTATCCAAGATAACCATTCCCGTATCGCTAAAGATTGGGTACTACTCGGCAGCGCTCGGCATGCTTATCCAGCGGCTCTCGGAAACGGGCGTAAAGGGCATCACCCTGTTCAACCGGATGTACGACCCCGATTTTAGCGTGGATACGCTGGAGTTTACCACCACCAACGTGCTAAGCCACCCGTCCGACTTTGCAACGTCGCTGCGGTGGATTGCCATCATGTCCGAGAGGGTAAAGTGCGATCTGGCGGCATCAACCGGCATTCATAGCGGGCAAACGATGGTTAAGCAGCTGCTGGCAGGCGCCAAGGTGGTTTCGGCAGCATCGGCATTCTACGTCCATGGGATACCCTACGCGCAGGAGATGCTAAGCGACCTGAAGCGGTGGATGGAGGAGCAATCGTATCCAAACCTCGATGCGTTTAGGGGGAAAATGTCGAAGGACAGAACCTACAACCCCGCAGCATTCGAGCGGGTGCAGTTCATGAGGTACTTTAAGGATCGGTAG
- a CDS encoding glutamate synthase subunit beta: protein MGKPTGFLEIPRSVSSKKHPTARLKDYKEYIVLLPKSEQGKQGARCMDCGIPFCQSGVTINNMTTGCPLHNLIPEWNDLIFKGKWNEAVVRLHKTNNFPEFTGRVCPAPCEAACTVALHGEAVTIKENECSIIERAFEDKLVVAHPPKVRTGKTVAVVGSGPSGLAVADQLNKAGHTVTVYERADRVGGLLMYGIPNMKLDKKVIDRRVRLLKKEGITFKTNADVGGNVDAKELHSSYDAVVLACGATKPRDIVAKGRELKGIHFAVDFLKATTKSLLDSHLKDECYISAKDKNVIIIGGGDTGTDCVATSLRHECAGLMQIEIMEKLPPLRANNNPWPQFPKVHKTDYGQVEFAQKYGDDPRTFGTVVKEFVGNDKGEVTQIKTVKIKWAVGPSGGMQPAEVPGTEEVIDADLVLLAMGFVGPEQEILKQLNVETDGRTNVKADYGKFTTSVDKVFACGDVRRGQSLVVWAINEGRECAKAVDEYLMGYTIL, encoded by the coding sequence ATGGGAAAACCTACAGGATTTTTAGAAATACCAAGGAGCGTTTCCTCCAAGAAGCATCCTACGGCACGATTAAAAGATTACAAGGAATATATAGTTCTTCTGCCCAAAAGCGAGCAGGGCAAGCAGGGTGCTCGCTGCATGGATTGCGGGATACCATTCTGCCAGTCGGGTGTTACCATTAACAACATGACTACGGGATGTCCGCTCCACAACCTAATTCCGGAGTGGAACGACCTTATCTTTAAGGGTAAGTGGAACGAGGCGGTGGTTCGCCTGCATAAAACCAACAACTTTCCGGAGTTTACCGGGCGTGTTTGTCCAGCCCCTTGCGAGGCTGCCTGTACGGTAGCGCTTCACGGTGAAGCGGTGACAATTAAAGAAAATGAGTGCTCAATTATCGAGCGTGCCTTTGAGGATAAGCTGGTTGTTGCCCATCCGCCCAAGGTACGAACGGGCAAAACGGTTGCGGTGGTAGGCTCTGGTCCTTCGGGATTGGCTGTTGCCGATCAGCTGAATAAGGCTGGGCATACGGTAACCGTGTACGAACGTGCCGATAGGGTTGGCGGTTTGCTGATGTACGGCATTCCCAACATGAAGCTCGACAAAAAGGTTATCGACCGCCGCGTTCGCCTTCTGAAAAAGGAGGGAATCACCTTTAAAACCAATGCCGATGTTGGGGGAAATGTAGATGCAAAGGAGCTGCATAGCAGCTACGATGCGGTTGTGCTGGCCTGTGGGGCAACCAAGCCTCGCGACATTGTGGCAAAGGGGCGCGAGCTCAAGGGCATCCACTTTGCGGTAGACTTCCTTAAGGCAACCACCAAGAGTTTGCTCGACTCCCATCTAAAAGATGAGTGCTACATCTCGGCAAAGGATAAGAACGTCATCATTATTGGTGGTGGCGATACCGGAACCGACTGCGTGGCAACCAGCCTTCGCCATGAATGTGCGGGCTTGATGCAGATCGAAATCATGGAGAAGCTGCCGCCGTTGCGCGCCAACAATAACCCTTGGCCACAGTTCCCCAAGGTGCATAAAACCGACTACGGTCAGGTGGAGTTTGCCCAAAAGTACGGCGACGATCCCAGAACCTTTGGTACGGTTGTTAAGGAGTTCGTAGGGAACGATAAGGGTGAGGTTACTCAGATTAAAACTGTGAAGATTAAGTGGGCTGTAGGACCAAGTGGCGGAATGCAGCCTGCCGAAGTACCAGGAACAGAGGAGGTGATCGATGCCGATTTGGTGCTGCTGGCAATGGGATTTGTTGGTCCAGAACAGGAGATCCTAAAGCAGCTGAACGTCGAAACCGATGGCAGAACCAACGTAAAGGCCGACTACGGGAAGTTTACCACCAGCGTCGATAAGGTATTTGCCTGCGGCGACGTTCGTCGCGGTCAGAGTTTGGTGGTGTGGGCCATCAACGAAGGGCGCGAGTGCGCCAAGGCGGTGGACGAATACCTGATGGGGTATACCATACTTTAG